The genome window TTTCCTTCACTTTATCTTTGTACTTAATAATGATTCCATAACCACCAGGACCAGGATTTCCTAAGCTTCCACCATCAGTAAAAATTAATATATTTTTTAGATCGCTCATGTATTCGTTGTAAAATTTCCAAATGACAATATCTAACTTACAAATAAATTCCAACTTTCAATTTCAAATAGTTCAATCCGATTTAAAGATTGGAATTTGTAAATTGTCATTTTTTTGTTATTTGGTCCTGCGTTGCGGGATTGATTTTTATGCTTTAAAAAAAACATTAATTTGTTTTTATCTCTCTTAATGGAAACGCGGTGTTCCTCATCGAATGAACTTTGTTTGCAACTGGAATTATAACTTCTTTTTGAACTGCCTTTTCAAACTCATTTCTGAATCGTTGAATCATAAATTTTACAGGCCAGGCAGCGGCATCTCCCAAGGCGCAGATTGTATTTCCTTCAATGTTGTTTGCCACATTAATCAGTAAATCAAGATCGGATGATGTTCCTTGTCCACGGATAATTCGATTTAGAATTTTCAGCATCCAGCCCGTTCCTTCACGGCAGGGAGTGCATTGCCCGCAGCTTTCGTGATAATAGAATTTTGTAATTCGTGCAAGAATTTTTACAAGATCAGTATCTTCATCCATCACTATAACTCCGCCAGTGCCAATTGCAGATCCAGCAGCTTTAAGTGATTCGGCATCCATCTTTACACCATCAATTTGGTCTCCTCTAAGCGGAGGCATAGATGAACCCCCAGGAATTACGCATTTGATTTTTTTATCTCCCGGAAGCCCACCAGCATAGTTGTAAATCAAATCAGTTAATAAAACTCCGGTTGGTAATTCATAAACACCAGGTTTATTTACATGCCCGCTAATTCCATAAAGCAAAGTACCAGGATGTTTCGGCTCACCAATTTTCGAAAACCATTCGTATCCGTTTTTAATGATAGGTGGAATGTTTGCAATTGTTTCAACATTGTTGATTGTAGTTGGGCAGCCCCATAAACCATTCTGTGCAGGGAAAGGCGGTTTAACTCTTGGATAACCTCTCTTCCCTTCTATCGAATTCATTAAAGATGATTCTTCTCCGCAAATATAAGCACCAGCGCCTTTGTGAATAAAAATATCACAGGAAAAATTTCCGCCAAGAACTTCAGGGATTCTTTCACCAACAAATCCTTTTTCGTATGCATCATCAAGTGCTTTTTGAAGCAGCTTGATCCATTTATGATATTCACCACGAACATATACGTATGCAACTTTTGCCTGAATAGCGTAGCAGGTTATTAAGATTCCTTCAATCAATTGATGTGGATTGAATTCAAAAATCTGCCTGTCCTTAAAAGAACCAGGCTCACTTTCATCACCATTTACGCAAAGGTACTTTGGTTTATCCGAAGTCTTTGGCATAAAGCTCCATTTAAGTCCGGTAAAAAAGCAAGCCCCGCCTCTGCCGCGTAAACCTGATTTCTTAACCTCATCAATTATTTCATCAGTTGTTTTTTGAAAAGCTTTTTTTGCAGCTTCATATCCGCCATTTTCAAGATAAACATCAATTTGATGAAGGTTAGATATTTCTGGTAAAAGAATTTTTTCCATATCAGCTAAGTGAATCTAAAATTTGTGAGACTTTTTCTTTAGTAAGATTTTCGTAATAATCTTCATTTACAGCAAACATTGGAGCAGTTCCGCAAGAACCCATACATTCTACTTCTTCTATAGAAAATTTTCTATCTGTGGTTACTTCATTTTCCATAATGCCAAGTTTGCCGATTACTTCATCTAATATTTCGTATCCGCCTTTAAGCATACAAGAAACATTTGTGCAAACCTGAATGTGATTTCTGCCGACAGGTTTCTGATGATACATTGTATAAAACGAAACAACGCTTAAGACATCAACTGCATCTATTCCAAGAAGTAAAGCAATTTCATTCATTACTTCAGTAGAAATAAATCCGTTCTGTTCCTGCGCTATATACAGAACATCCATAACAGAAGCCTGAGAAGTTGGGTATTTCTTCCTTGCTTCTTCAATCCGTTTAATATTTTCTTCTGTGAATTTGAACATGGTTTTAAATTTTAATTTATAATTCATAATGCATAATCCATAATGAAATCTGGAAAGCGAGACTTCATTTTACATTATTCATTATTCATTTTACATTATTCATCACTTATCCGCTTCTCCCATAACGGGATCTAAACTTCCAATGATTGCGACAACATCAGATATCATTGCACCTTTAACCATTAGCTGGATTGCTTGTAAATTACAGAATGATGGTGAACGAATTTTGAATTTCCAGGGATTACCTTTGCCAGTGCTAACAATGTAAAATCCTAATTCTCCCTTTGGATTTTCAACGGCAGAGTAAACATCACCAACCGGTGGATTGATGCCGAAATTAACAATCATAAAATCGTGAATCAATTCTTCCATCTTGCTGTAAATTTCATCTTTATGCGGAAGAACTTTTTTAGGATTATTTGCTATCACCGGACCATTAGGCATTTTATCTAAAATTTGTTTAACAAGCTTTGTACTTTCTCTAACTTCATCAACACGGACAAAATACCGGGCAAGACAATCACCTTCTTCATAAACAGGAACATTGAAATCAAGTTCATCATAAAACAAATACGGTTTTGCTTTGCGGATATCGTACTGAACTCCGGAGGCTCTTAGATTTGGACCGGTTACACCAAGTTTTATTGCATCTTCTTTTAGTAATACTCCAATCCCCTCTAACCGTTCGATGAATATTCTATTAGTATTAAGCAGTTTCTCCACTTCGTCAATTTTCGCGTCGAATTGATTTATGAATACTTTTATCTGCGCAATTATTTCATCTGTCAGATCAGATGCAACTCCTCCTATTCGAGTGTAACTTGTTGTAAACCTTGCCCCGGCAAGTTTATCGTAAACATCCTGTATCTTTTCCCTTTCTCTAAAAGTCCATAGAAGAATAGTAACAGCGCCAACATCCATGGCAAATGTGCCGATCGAAACAAGGTGCCCCATTATTCGAGATAATTCTGCTATCAACATTCTTATGTATTGCGCACGCTTTGGAACATCTATTCCCGCAAGTTTTTCCACTGCAAGAACATAAGCAACATTATTAGACATGGTGGCGGTATAATCCAAACGATCAGTGTGTGGAATATATTCCAGGTAAGTCATATTTTCAGCCATCTTTTCATAACCGCGATGCAGGTAACCTACTTCCGGAATGCAATTGAGTATTGTCTCACCATCAAGACGAAGTACTAACCGGAGAACGCCATGTGTTGCTGGATGCTGCGGACCCATATTAAGAATCATTTCATTTTCAAGAGCATCCTCGATGGTAATATTCGTATCCTTTAGCAAGGCTTGAACAATTTGCGATTGACTTTCTTCTCTTGATATTTTTTCCATAATCACTATTTCTTTGGCAGAGGGATTGAGCCAGGAATTCCCATTAAAGGAAAATCTTTTCTTAATGGATAATACTGATATTCTTCTGGCATATACATTCTGCGCAAGTCGGGATGGTTATTAAATTTTATTCCGTACATATCAAAAGTTTCTCTTTCATACCAATTGGCAGAAGCCCAAACGCCAGATACAGTATCAATTACTTCTTTTTCTAAATTTGCTTTTATTCTTAATCTAAAATTATTTTTGAAAGAGTAAATATGATAAATGATAGTAAATCTATTTTTTCGGGTAGCCCAATCTATTGCAGTAACATCTTCGCACATTTCAAAATGAAGTTCGGGATCATCTCTTAATAAAAAAGCTAAATCAACAATTTGATTTGGATTAAAAGTTATTGATAAATCACCACGGAATTCTTCTACAAGCTGAAGCGATTTATCAAATTGAAGTTTGATCTTTTCTAAAATTAAATCTTTAAATTCCATTTAAATTAAGTATTAATTTTTTCTTTCTTCAAATTCATCCATTGGTAAATTCTGGTAATCCATTCCTCTCGATTTACCAATCTTTTTCTGAATTTCCATTACAGCATTTATTAAATTTTCCGGTCTTGGTGGGCATCCGGCAGTATAAACATCAACCGGAAGAAATTGATCGATTCCCTGAACAACAGAATAGGAACGATACATACCTCCGGAAGAAGTGCACGCGCCCATTGCAATTACCCATTTGGGATCCGGCATTTGATCATAAATTTTGCGAACTACTTTAGCCATTTTGTAAGTTACAGTTCCGGCAACAATCATCAAATCGGATTGACGTGGCGAGAACCGCATAACTTCCGATCCAAAACGTGAAAGATCATATTTCGGATCGACAGCAGACATCATCTCGATTGCGCAGCAGGAAATTCCCATTGGCATTGGCCATACAGAATTTTTTCTTGCCCAGGCAACAATGGAATCTATGGTAGAAGTGAAAAATCCATCGGAGGTAAGCTTAGCTTCTAATCCCACTTTAAACCGCCTTTCTTATAAACATAAAGATAACCTAATTCCAGTACTATCAAGAAAATCAACATAGGAATGAAAGCAAAAATTCCAAATTCACTAAATAATTTTTTAAATTGAACGCCCCAAGGATAAACATAGATAACTTCAATATCAAAAATGATGAACAGCATTGTTACAAGATAGTATTTTATTGAAATTCGCTCGCTGGTCGATCCAACTGGTTTCATTCCACTTTCATATGTTGAAAGTTTTTCGGTATTAGGTCTTTGCGGACCAAAAAGACTTGAAGAAATAATTACAGCAACTGCAAAAATGGCAGCAACTGCAATAACTAAAAATATGGGAATATATTGTTCGATCATCTTTATTTTTATTTCATTATTCTTTTAGAAATTTATCTAAATTCACCAAGAATGTCAATTTAAAGAAAACTATTCTCGTGTAAGAATGAATCAGTTTAAATTGTTTCCAGTTTTATTCTTTGTGAAATATCTTTAAGAGAAGTCCAACTATCCATTAATTCCGGTATGTATTCCGCAGACGTGATGAATGCCCAGATGTAAGCAACAACTGAATAAATATTACCAGTGCTAAAATCGTCCAGATCAATTGATATATATAAAACTATCAGAAAGATAACCAGTAAGGCGGTTCTTATTATTCCATAATTTACCGCACTCCACTTAGCAATTTTTTGCTTAGAATTAGCAGTCTTCAAATAATATTCTTCTATCTCTTCCGGTTTTTGGTTTGAGAATACTTCAAAAGTATTTTCAAAAAT of Ignavibacteriales bacterium contains these proteins:
- the nuoF gene encoding NADH-quinone oxidoreductase subunit NuoF, which encodes MEKILLPEISNLHQIDVYLENGGYEAAKKAFQKTTDEIIDEVKKSGLRGRGGACFFTGLKWSFMPKTSDKPKYLCVNGDESEPGSFKDRQIFEFNPHQLIEGILITCYAIQAKVAYVYVRGEYHKWIKLLQKALDDAYEKGFVGERIPEVLGGNFSCDIFIHKGAGAYICGEESSLMNSIEGKRGYPRVKPPFPAQNGLWGCPTTINNVETIANIPPIIKNGYEWFSKIGEPKHPGTLLYGISGHVNKPGVYELPTGVLLTDLIYNYAGGLPGDKKIKCVIPGGSSMPPLRGDQIDGVKMDAESLKAAGSAIGTGGVIVMDEDTDLVKILARITKFYYHESCGQCTPCREGTGWMLKILNRIIRGQGTSSDLDLLINVANNIEGNTICALGDAAAWPVKFMIQRFRNEFEKAVQKEVIIPVANKVHSMRNTAFPLREIKTN
- a CDS encoding NAD(P)H-dependent oxidoreductase subunit E, yielding MNYKLKFKTMFKFTEENIKRIEEARKKYPTSQASVMDVLYIAQEQNGFISTEVMNEIALLLGIDAVDVLSVVSFYTMYHQKPVGRNHIQVCTNVSCMLKGGYEILDEVIGKLGIMENEVTTDRKFSIEEVECMGSCGTAPMFAVNEDYYENLTKEKVSQILDSLS
- the nuoD gene encoding NADH dehydrogenase (quinone) subunit D, translated to MEKISREESQSQIVQALLKDTNITIEDALENEMILNMGPQHPATHGVLRLVLRLDGETILNCIPEVGYLHRGYEKMAENMTYLEYIPHTDRLDYTATMSNNVAYVLAVEKLAGIDVPKRAQYIRMLIAELSRIMGHLVSIGTFAMDVGAVTILLWTFREREKIQDVYDKLAGARFTTSYTRIGGVASDLTDEIIAQIKVFINQFDAKIDEVEKLLNTNRIFIERLEGIGVLLKEDAIKLGVTGPNLRASGVQYDIRKAKPYLFYDELDFNVPVYEEGDCLARYFVRVDEVRESTKLVKQILDKMPNGPVIANNPKKVLPHKDEIYSKMEELIHDFMIVNFGINPPVGDVYSAVENPKGELGFYIVSTGKGNPWKFKIRSPSFCNLQAIQLMVKGAMISDVVAIIGSLDPVMGEADK
- a CDS encoding NADH-quinone oxidoreductase subunit C — its product is MEFKDLILEKIKLQFDKSLQLVEEFRGDLSITFNPNQIVDLAFLLRDDPELHFEMCEDVTAIDWATRKNRFTIIYHIYSFKNNFRLRIKANLEKEVIDTVSGVWASANWYERETFDMYGIKFNNHPDLRRMYMPEEYQYYPLRKDFPLMGIPGSIPLPKK
- a CDS encoding NADH-quinone oxidoreductase subunit B; the encoded protein is MGLEAKLTSDGFFTSTIDSIVAWARKNSVWPMPMGISCCAIEMMSAVDPKYDLSRFGSEVMRFSPRQSDLMIVAGTVTYKMAKVVRKIYDQMPDPKWVIAMGACTSSGGMYRSYSVVQGIDQFLPVDVYTAGCPPRPENLINAVMEIQKKIGKSRGMDYQNLPMDEFEERKN
- a CDS encoding NADH-quinone oxidoreductase subunit A, which gives rise to MIEQYIPIFLVIAVAAIFAVAVIISSSLFGPQRPNTEKLSTYESGMKPVGSTSERISIKYYLVTMLFIIFDIEVIYVYPWGVQFKKLFSEFGIFAFIPMLIFLIVLELGYLYVYKKGGLKWD